One Mangrovimonas cancribranchiae DNA segment encodes these proteins:
- a CDS encoding 3'-5' exonuclease produces MFNWFKKRTKQFTLPEFWNDYENSFSPDTHKDLKTARFVVLDTETTGFSYSKDRILCIGAVEILNYEIQIAHSFETYIKQERFNEKTVEIHGIIKNERLKTVTEYEAIEKFLEYLGNAIIVAHHAKFDVTMINKMLERHGFPHLKNKILDTVHLYNATRIKTNFNRQEELSLDNIADKYLLDVSDRHTAAGDALITALVFLKTTTILKNKKGITLKTLFKV; encoded by the coding sequence ATGTTTAATTGGTTTAAAAAACGCACAAAACAATTTACACTTCCCGAATTTTGGAATGATTACGAGAATTCTTTTTCTCCAGATACTCATAAAGATTTAAAAACAGCTCGTTTTGTTGTACTTGATACTGAAACGACAGGTTTTAGCTATTCAAAAGATAGAATATTATGCATTGGTGCTGTTGAAATTCTAAATTACGAGATTCAAATAGCACATTCTTTCGAAACCTACATCAAACAAGAACGTTTTAATGAAAAAACGGTAGAAATTCATGGAATCATCAAAAATGAGCGCCTAAAAACCGTAACCGAATATGAAGCTATAGAAAAGTTTTTAGAGTACTTAGGTAATGCCATAATTGTAGCACACCATGCTAAGTTTGATGTCACCATGATTAATAAAATGTTAGAAAGACACGGGTTTCCACATTTGAAAAATAAAATTCTAGACACGGTTCACTTATATAATGCAACACGTATTAAAACCAACTTTAACCGCCAAGAAGAGCTAAGCTTAGATAATATCGCAGATAAGTACTTATTAGATGTTTCAGATCGTCACACAGCTGCAGGAGACGCCTTAATAACTGCTTTAGTTTTTTTAAAAACTACCACTATATTAAAAAATAAAAAAGGGATCACACTTAAAACGCTATTTAAAGTATAG
- a CDS encoding acetyl-CoA carboxylase biotin carboxyl carrier protein subunit codes for MSKFQVSVNGNVSTEIDSKDVEQLDLQQIADNHFHLLKDFKSYKTQIIQSDYNQRTYQVKVNNNLYNVAISNNLDVLIKDMGFEIGSAKHVNDLKAPMPGLILDINVSVGQEVKEDDCLLILEAMKMENVLTSPRDGVIKSITVNKGDAVDKNQLLLEFE; via the coding sequence ATGAGTAAATTTCAAGTTTCGGTTAACGGAAACGTTTCAACAGAAATAGATTCAAAAGATGTTGAACAATTAGACCTTCAACAAATAGCTGATAATCATTTTCATCTTTTAAAAGATTTTAAAAGCTATAAAACACAAATCATTCAATCCGATTACAATCAGAGAACATACCAAGTAAAAGTTAACAATAACCTTTATAATGTTGCTATTTCTAACAATTTAGATGTTCTAATTAAAGACATGGGCTTCGAAATTGGAAGCGCTAAGCATGTTAACGACCTAAAAGCCCCTATGCCAGGCCTTATTTTAGATATTAATGTAAGTGTTGGACAAGAGGTTAAAGAAGACGATTGCTTATTAATATTAGAAGCTATGAAAATGGAAAACGTCTTGACTTCGCCTAGAGATGGCGTTATTAAGTCTATTACGGTTAATAAAGGGGATGCTGTAGACAAGAATCAATTATTATTAGAATTTGAATAA